The window TTTCGGGGTGAATTGAATGGAGATGAAAAACAAAACTGCGCTCGCATGGATACTCATCATATTGGGGGGATTCCTTCAGCTGGGATGGTCCATCGGGCTCGCATACACCGACAATTTCACCAACATCATGTGGGACGCCATAACCATAATATTCCTTTTCCTGAGCATGATCTGTCTGGAATACCCCATGAGATTGGGCGTGCCGTTCACGACGGCCTATGCCGTATGGATAGGCATCGGAGTGCTATTCACGGTCATCGTATCGTATGTCTTGGGCTTGGAGGACACACCCTTCAGCTTAGGCATGGGGATATGCTTGGCGCTCATCATCGGCGGGGTTGTGGGCCTCAAACTCACCCCCGTGGAATACATCGGCGACGAAAGCGGAAAATAATCGGGGAGGGGAAAATCCCCCGCCCCTCATTTTTGGATGCGCTGCTTGGCAGTGCGGACCAGATTGATCTCTTCGTGTGTGACGACTTTGAGATCGTCCAAGGTATAGTACGTGGCTCTGAGAGCGTCGGCGAACTCTTTGGCATGATGGACGGTGTCATACCTTTTCTCCGAATCGATGACGATCCACTTCACGCCGGGGATGTTCATCCTGCGGGCGATGCCCAATGCCTCCTCTATGGGATCGGTGGTCTTGTCATCAGGATCCAAGCATATATTTGCGCCCCCATCGGTCACCAGAACGACGTAGCAATCGTCATCGGGACGCTTTTTCGTGTACATGGACATATAATCGTTGAGGTACTGAAGAGCCGCCGACATCGGCGTCCTCTTTCCGATAGCCAATTCGTCCAGCAGCTTGTAGATGGTCTCGACCTCTCTGGAGGGCTGCATCAGAATCTGGATCGCGCTCTCGTTGAATGTCATGAACCCTACGCGATCCTTCTTCACATAATGCTGCTTCAGGAGAGACAATATCGCCCCTTTGACTGCCACCATCCTGTTCCTGATAATGAGCGACCCGCTGGTATCGACGGCGAACAGGAAGGTGGAGGAGGACCTCGTCTCCCTGATCTTCTCCCTCATATCCTGTTTCTCGATGATGACGGCCAAATCGGTGTCCTTCTCGCTGTGGCGCTTGATCTGATACGGAGCCGCCGCGCGGACCGTCGCATCGAATGCCAGATCGGGATTCTTCTCTTCTGTCATACGGGAGCCGACATATCTGCCCGAACGGGTGGCGGTCCTTTTCATGACCCTT of the Candidatus Methanomethylophilaceae archaeon genome contains:
- a CDS encoding QacE family quaternary ammonium compound efflux SMR transporter, with the translated sequence MEMKNKTALAWILIILGGFLQLGWSIGLAYTDNFTNIMWDAITIIFLFLSMICLEYPMRLGVPFTTAYAVWIGIGVLFTVIVSYVLGLEDTPFSLGMGICLALIIGGVVGLKLTPVEYIGDESGK